Proteins from a single region of Alphaproteobacteria bacterium:
- the surE gene encoding 5'/3'-nucleotidase SurE, with protein MFDKPVDLKNARILITNDDGIHAPGLQVLIKIAKSLCDDVWVVAPEIEQSGASHSLSLTTPLRYRKIDEKVFAVEGTPTDCVLFSINYLMKDTPPTLVLSGVNAGSNLGEDVTYSGTIAAAMEATLLGVPSIALSQHLNGMRDKIHWETAQEWAPDIIQRLVNLKWPENVLMNVNFPGVPSREVKGIKVVRHGKRKYGDNLTERLDPRGRPYFWIGALRLEGDTSQDTDVGQVFGGAISITPISLNMTEMKMLEKLKPIFEN; from the coding sequence ATGTTTGATAAGCCTGTCGATTTAAAGAATGCACGTATCCTGATTACAAATGATGATGGCATTCATGCGCCTGGCTTGCAGGTTTTGATTAAAATCGCAAAATCGCTCTGTGATGATGTATGGGTTGTAGCGCCTGAGATTGAACAATCGGGCGCAAGTCACTCTTTAAGTCTGACAACGCCACTCAGATATCGGAAGATTGATGAGAAAGTGTTCGCAGTTGAAGGCACACCAACTGACTGCGTTCTTTTCTCGATCAATTATCTCATGAAGGACACGCCGCCAACGCTGGTTTTGTCCGGCGTGAATGCGGGAAGTAACCTTGGTGAGGATGTGACTTATTCTGGAACCATTGCAGCTGCGATGGAAGCAACGCTTCTTGGTGTTCCATCAATTGCTCTATCTCAGCATCTGAATGGGATGCGTGATAAGATTCATTGGGAAACAGCACAGGAATGGGCGCCAGATATTATTCAACGTCTTGTGAATCTCAAATGGCCAGAAAATGTGTTGATGAATGTGAATTTTCCAGGGGTGCCGAGTCGTGAGGTAAAGGGGATTAAAGTCGTGCGCCATGGAAAGAGAAAATATGGCGATAATTTGACGGAAAGGTTAGATCCGCGTGGTCGTCCTTACTTCTGGATTGGGGCTTTACGTCTTGAAGGCGATACCTCGCAAGATACTGACGTGGGTCAAGTTTTTGGAGGCGCTATCTCGATTACTCCGATTTCTTTAAATATGACAGAAATGAAAATGCTTGAAAAATTAAAACCAATATTTGAAAATTAG